In Streptomyces sp. Li-HN-5-11, the sequence ACCGTCCGCGAGGCGGTCCGCGCTCTCGCCCACAACGGCCTGCTGGACATCCGCCAGGGCTCCGGCACGTATGTCGTGGCGACCAGCGAGCTGGCGGGCGTGATGCACCGCCGCTTCGCCGACGCCGATCCGCGGCACATCGCCGAGCTGCGTTCCGCCCTGGAGTCGGCCGCCGCGAAGCTGGCCGCCGAGCGGCGCACCGAGAAGGACCTCAAGCAGCTCGACGCGCTGCTCGTGCGGCGGGAGGATGCCTGGGCGTCCGGCGACGCCGAGGCGTTCGTGACCGCGGACGCGACCTTCCACCTGGCGGTGGTCGCCGCCTCCCACAACGACGTCATGATCGCGATGTACGCGGACCTGGGCGAGGTGCTGCGGGACTGGCTGCGCGCGGACGTCGGCGCGGAGCTGAC encodes:
- a CDS encoding FadR/GntR family transcriptional regulator, which codes for MPLSHPRRSALSEQVISALRHQITSGEWPVGSRIPTEPELVEQLGVARNTVREAVRALAHNGLLDIRQGSGTYVVATSELAGVMHRRFADADPRHIAELRSALESAAAKLAAERRTEKDLKQLDALLVRREDAWASGDAEAFVTADATFHLAVVAASHNDVMIAMYADLGEVLRDWLRADVGAELTPETYMDHAPLLDAIRAGEAEAAAAEAGSYPFLCRPGRFGPPDGG